Proteins encoded together in one Streptomyces sp. TLI_171 window:
- a CDS encoding acyl-CoA dehydrogenase family protein: MDLELTDEQAAVRELAAGFTNREIVPFAAEWDRAESIDLGVVKKLGDLGFLGLTLPEEYGGSGGDHLAYCLVLEELGRGDSSVRGVVSVSLGLVAKSINAFGTEEQKREWLPRLCSGEALACFALTEPGTGSDAANLTTRAVRDGEDWLISGAKMFITNGTWADVALVFARTGEPGHRGVSAFLVPTDAPGFGRTLVHGKLGLRGQATAELALDRVRVPDSARLGEVGKGFTVAMAALAKGRMSVAAGCVGIAQASLDAAVRYAGEREQFGKSIAHHQLVQELLADIAVDVDAARLLTWRVADLIDRHLPFATESSVAKLYASEAAVRCANNALQVFGGYGFIDEYPVGKYLRDARVMTLYEGTSQIHKLLIGRSLTGVNAF; the protein is encoded by the coding sequence GTGGACCTGGAGCTGACCGACGAGCAGGCCGCCGTCCGGGAGTTGGCGGCGGGGTTCACGAACCGCGAGATCGTGCCGTTCGCCGCCGAGTGGGACCGCGCGGAGTCGATCGACCTGGGCGTCGTGAAGAAGCTGGGCGACCTGGGCTTCCTGGGGCTGACCCTGCCGGAGGAGTACGGCGGCAGCGGCGGCGACCACCTGGCGTACTGCCTGGTACTGGAGGAGCTGGGGCGCGGGGACTCCTCGGTGCGCGGCGTGGTGTCGGTGTCGCTGGGCCTGGTCGCCAAGTCGATCAACGCCTTCGGCACCGAGGAGCAGAAGCGGGAGTGGCTGCCGCGGCTGTGCTCGGGCGAGGCACTGGCCTGCTTCGCGCTGACCGAGCCCGGCACGGGTTCGGACGCCGCGAACCTGACCACCCGGGCGGTCCGGGACGGGGAGGACTGGCTGATCTCCGGCGCGAAGATGTTCATCACCAACGGCACCTGGGCGGACGTCGCGCTGGTCTTCGCCCGCACCGGCGAGCCCGGGCACCGGGGGGTGAGCGCCTTCCTGGTGCCCACCGACGCGCCCGGGTTCGGCCGCACCCTGGTGCACGGCAAGCTGGGTCTGCGCGGGCAGGCCACCGCGGAGCTGGCCCTCGACCGGGTGCGGGTGCCGGACAGCGCGCGGCTCGGCGAGGTCGGCAAGGGCTTCACGGTGGCGATGGCGGCCCTCGCCAAGGGACGGATGTCGGTCGCGGCGGGCTGCGTGGGCATCGCCCAGGCGTCGCTGGACGCGGCGGTGCGCTACGCCGGGGAGCGCGAGCAGTTCGGGAAGTCCATCGCGCACCACCAGCTGGTGCAGGAACTGCTGGCCGACATCGCCGTCGACGTCGATGCGGCGCGCCTGCTGACCTGGCGGGTCGCCGACCTGATCGACCGTCACCTGCCGTTCGCCACCGAGTCCTCGGTCGCCAAGCTCTACGCCAGCGAGGCGGCCGTGCGCTGCGCGAACAACGCGCTGCAGGTGTTCGGCGGCTACGGCTTCATCGACGAGTACCCGGTCGGCAAGTACCTGCGCGACGCCCGGGTGATGACCCTCTACGAAGGCACCAGCCAGATCCACAAGCTGCTCATCGGGCGTTCCCTCACCGGGGTCAACGCCTTCTGA
- a CDS encoding TetR/AcrR family transcriptional regulator: MARPRTPLLSRERIVDAALALVDAEGLPALSTRRLAAELSVSGPSLYNHFATKDELLDAVVDSVMGEVDLTMFDAPQDWRTALRDWARSYRAALAAHPHVVPVLAQGPGRRPHALRLADAVFGCLVDAGWPRGQATRIGALMRYFITGSALGSFAAGFPEDAALYAADYPHLGEAHRLAEHRRTIDEGAFETGLDALLDGLDLRFARLS; the protein is encoded by the coding sequence ATCGCCCGACCGCGCACCCCGCTGCTCAGCCGGGAACGGATCGTCGACGCCGCGCTCGCGCTGGTCGACGCCGAGGGCCTGCCCGCCCTCTCCACCCGCCGGCTGGCCGCCGAACTCTCCGTCAGCGGGCCCTCGCTCTACAACCACTTCGCGACCAAGGACGAGCTCCTGGACGCCGTCGTCGACAGTGTGATGGGCGAGGTCGACCTGACCATGTTCGACGCGCCGCAGGACTGGCGCACCGCGCTGCGCGACTGGGCCCGCTCCTACCGGGCCGCGCTCGCCGCGCACCCGCACGTCGTCCCCGTCCTCGCCCAGGGCCCCGGCCGCCGCCCGCACGCGCTGCGGCTGGCCGACGCGGTGTTCGGCTGCCTGGTCGACGCCGGCTGGCCGCGCGGCCAGGCCACCCGGATCGGCGCCCTGATGCGCTACTTCATCACCGGCTCCGCGCTCGGCTCCTTCGCCGCCGGCTTCCCCGAGGACGCCGCGCTCTACGCCGCCGACTACCCCCACCTCGGCGAGGCCCACCGCCTGGCCGAGCACCGCCGGACCATCGACGAGGGCGCCTTCGAGACCGGCCTGGACGCCCTCCTCGACGGCCTCGACCTGCGCTTCGCCCGCCTGTCCTGA
- a CDS encoding aminoglycoside phosphotransferase family protein, giving the protein MQNTEQRTATVLIEWQGELLGAVGPFTAPSPYWAQIGEVAAAASAAAGAPLVLLRMLSVDGGEGGAGGAVRYLAAALERPADPLEPVAADPREAHPLRLRWASADGLRAEWAWADGELAALGRPRSGPVEQVRSWNLSALSRFPTGQGTAWLKSTPPFAVPEAAVISRVAKADPGLVPQVLASDGRRMLLGEVPGVDCWGVPEDGMLAVVDRWAAAQAAVAADGPGELADCSPAALAERFPALLERLRPELSAEEFAAALELAGRLPRLAAELADCGLPLTLVHGDFHPGNWRFDGAQGTVLDFSDAVWSHPAVDGLRPAPFVSPERWETVRDRWVAAWRSLAPGSDPVRALELAAPLMHLHFALRYQEFLDGIEPSEYPFHAGDPAAELRRALRKAG; this is encoded by the coding sequence GTGCAGAACACTGAGCAGCGGACGGCCACCGTCCTGATCGAATGGCAGGGCGAACTCCTCGGCGCGGTGGGACCGTTCACGGCCCCGTCTCCGTACTGGGCGCAGATCGGGGAGGTGGCCGCGGCGGCCTCGGCCGCGGCGGGGGCGCCGCTGGTGCTGCTGCGGATGCTGTCGGTGGACGGCGGCGAGGGCGGTGCGGGCGGCGCGGTGCGGTACCTGGCGGCGGCGCTGGAGCGACCCGCGGACCCGCTGGAGCCGGTCGCGGCCGACCCCCGGGAGGCCCACCCGCTGCGCCTGCGCTGGGCCTCGGCGGACGGTCTGCGCGCGGAATGGGCTTGGGCGGACGGCGAGTTGGCGGCGCTGGGGCGGCCCAGGAGCGGCCCGGTGGAGCAGGTCCGCAGCTGGAACCTGTCGGCGCTGTCCCGGTTCCCGACGGGGCAGGGCACGGCGTGGCTGAAGAGCACGCCGCCGTTCGCGGTGCCGGAGGCCGCGGTGATCTCCCGGGTGGCGAAGGCCGATCCGGGCCTGGTGCCGCAGGTGCTGGCCTCGGACGGGCGGCGGATGCTGCTCGGCGAGGTCCCGGGCGTGGACTGCTGGGGCGTGCCCGAGGACGGCATGCTGGCCGTCGTCGACCGGTGGGCGGCCGCGCAGGCCGCGGTGGCGGCGGACGGTCCGGGCGAGTTGGCGGACTGCTCGCCGGCAGCGCTCGCGGAGCGGTTCCCGGCGCTGCTGGAGCGGCTGCGTCCGGAGCTGTCCGCCGAGGAGTTCGCGGCGGCCCTCGAACTGGCCGGGCGGCTGCCCCGGCTGGCGGCCGAACTCGCCGACTGCGGGCTGCCGTTGACGCTGGTGCACGGCGACTTCCACCCGGGCAACTGGCGCTTCGACGGCGCGCAGGGCACCGTCCTGGACTTCTCCGACGCGGTCTGGAGCCACCCCGCCGTCGACGGCCTGCGCCCCGCCCCGTTCGTGTCGCCCGAGCGCTGGGAGACCGTCCGCGACCGCTGGGTCGCCGCCTGGCGCTCGCTCGCCCCGGGCAGTGACCCCGTCCGGGCCCTGGAGCTGGCGGCCCCGCTGATGCACCTCCATTTCGCGCTGCGCTACCAGGAGTTCCTGGACGGCATCGAGCCCAGCGAGTACCCGTTCCACGCGGGCGACCCGGCCGCCGAGCTGCGGCGGGCGCTGCGGAAAGCGGGCTGA
- the egtD gene encoding L-histidine N(alpha)-methyltransferase: protein MTGYRLTRLLPADHLHHALRADVRSGLAGRPKRLPPKWFYDARGSELFEEITRLPEYYPTRAEREILAARAAGIAAETEARTLVELGSGSSEKTRLLLDALRAAGTLETYVPVDVSESALESAAKALIADYPGLDVSAVLSDFTHGLGLPEGGGPRLVVFLGGTLGNLLPAERAGFLAGLRAQLLPGDALLLGTDLVKDPSVLVAAYDDAAGVTAAFNRNVLSVLNRELDADFDPEQFEHVALWDAEHEWIEMRLRSLRAQTVKVAELGLPVHFEAGEELYTEVSAKFRRERVERELFAAGLRLTDWWTDQEGRFGLSLSRPLEDGSD from the coding sequence ATGACCGGATACCGCCTCACCCGCCTGCTGCCCGCCGACCACCTGCACCACGCGCTGCGCGCCGACGTGCGCAGCGGCCTGGCCGGTCGTCCGAAACGACTGCCCCCGAAGTGGTTCTACGACGCACGCGGCTCGGAGCTGTTCGAGGAGATCACCCGGCTGCCCGAGTACTACCCGACCCGGGCGGAGCGGGAGATCCTGGCCGCGCGGGCGGCCGGGATCGCAGCGGAGACCGAGGCCCGGACGCTGGTCGAGCTGGGCTCCGGCTCCTCGGAGAAGACCCGGCTGCTGCTGGATGCCCTGCGCGCCGCGGGCACCCTGGAGACATACGTGCCGGTGGACGTCAGCGAGAGCGCGCTGGAGTCGGCGGCGAAGGCGCTGATCGCCGACTACCCGGGGCTCGACGTGTCCGCCGTGCTCTCGGACTTCACCCACGGCCTGGGGCTGCCGGAGGGCGGCGGGCCGCGCCTGGTGGTGTTCCTCGGCGGCACCCTGGGCAACCTGCTGCCCGCCGAGCGGGCCGGGTTCCTGGCCGGGCTCCGGGCCCAGCTGCTGCCCGGCGACGCCCTGCTGCTGGGCACCGACCTGGTGAAGGACCCGTCGGTGCTGGTCGCTGCGTACGACGACGCGGCGGGCGTGACGGCGGCCTTCAACCGGAACGTGCTGTCGGTGCTGAACCGGGAGCTGGACGCGGACTTCGACCCGGAGCAGTTCGAGCACGTGGCGCTGTGGGACGCCGAGCACGAGTGGATCGAGATGCGGCTGCGCTCGCTGCGGGCGCAGACCGTGAAGGTCGCGGAGCTGGGCCTGCCGGTGCACTTCGAGGCCGGTGAGGAGCTGTACACGGAGGTGTCGGCGAAGTTCCGCCGGGAGCGGGTGGAGCGGGAGCTGTTCGCCGCCGGACTGCGGCTCACGGACTGGTGGACGGACCAGGAGGGCCGGTTCGGGCTGTCGCTGTCGCGGCCGCTCGAGGACGGCTCGGACTGA
- the egtC gene encoding ergothioneine biosynthesis protein EgtC: MCRHFAYLGRSVPLRSVLLDPPFGLLRQSWAPRLQRYGTVNADGYGVGWYAAGDERPARYRRPGPIWADADLADLARVVSSHAVLGAVRSATAGCAAGEQAAAPFAAGRWLFSHNGALPGWPRAFAPMAELLPSAELLELEARTDSALLWALVLNRLRAGVKLGEALAEICLVAADLGEARLNLLATDGTSVAATVWGDTLFQRRDADGSVLVASEPFDDGPGWSEIPDRTLLVADAAGSSLTPLAPIGPRTREDAPR; encoded by the coding sequence CCGCTCCGCTCGGTGCTGCTGGACCCGCCGTTCGGGCTGCTGCGGCAGTCCTGGGCGCCGCGCCTGCAGCGCTACGGGACGGTCAACGCGGACGGCTACGGGGTGGGCTGGTACGCGGCGGGCGACGAGCGCCCGGCCCGCTACCGGCGCCCGGGCCCGATCTGGGCGGACGCCGATCTGGCCGACCTGGCCCGGGTGGTGAGCTCGCACGCGGTGCTCGGTGCGGTCCGCTCGGCCACCGCCGGCTGCGCCGCCGGCGAGCAGGCGGCCGCGCCGTTCGCCGCCGGGCGCTGGCTGTTCAGCCACAACGGGGCGCTGCCGGGCTGGCCCCGGGCGTTCGCGCCGATGGCCGAACTGCTGCCCTCCGCTGAGCTGTTGGAGTTGGAGGCGCGCACCGATTCGGCGCTGCTCTGGGCGCTGGTGCTGAACCGGCTGCGGGCGGGCGTGAAACTCGGCGAGGCGCTCGCCGAGATCTGCCTGGTCGCCGCCGATCTGGGCGAGGCCCGGCTCAACCTGCTCGCCACCGACGGCACCTCGGTCGCCGCCACGGTGTGGGGCGACACCCTGTTCCAGCGCCGGGACGCGGACGGTTCGGTGCTGGTCGCCTCGGAGCCGTTCGACGACGGGCCCGGCTGGTCCGAAATACCCGACCGCACCCTGCTGGTGGCCGACGCGGCCGGCAGCTCGCTGACCCCGCTGGCCCCGATCGGCCCGCGCACCCGAGAGGACGCACCGCGATGA